From Juglans regia cultivar Chandler chromosome 6, Walnut 2.0, whole genome shotgun sequence, the proteins below share one genomic window:
- the LOC109010302 gene encoding probable disease resistance protein At4g33300: protein MAVTDLFAGEIATELLKLMVTITKKSCLCKESAEQLISDLQALQPIIHEIKYSGVELPSDRQFQLDRLSETLRGGLELANKIIHSSRWNMYKNFHLAKKMEKLEKNVSRFLQCLVPVHVLADVLHMRFEAAERFDRLEGSTMRLEKQLGSMSIGAGGAWIEEAARKAEEEKKWMEDSLVNLGVGLDLGKKKVKEMVVVRDDLAVVGIFGIGGSGKTTLAREFCKDHQVRSHFRDRILFLTVSQSPNVDQLRVKIWGYIIGNEHLNPNYQISEYNLRYECKVATRTLVVLDDVWSQSVLERLIFPGCKILVVSRFKFPTIIKATYEVELLTQNEAMALFCHSAFGQNSMPLHANENLVKQTVSECKGLPLALKVIGASLRDQSELFWASAVNRLARGEPVSEPHERQLFEHLATSVECLPPKVRECFLDLGSFPEDKKIPLDVLINMWVEIHDIDGIEAFAILVELSNKNLVTLVKDERAGDMDSSCLVFITQHDVLRDLALHLSNRGPINRRRRLLMPRRETELPREWDRNSSQPFDAQIVSVHTGEMEEMDWFSMDFPMAEVLILNFSSNKYFLPPFMDSMPKLRALIIMNYSTSSAILENFSVFSSLANLRSLWLEKVTIPQFSKVPMILKRLWKMSLVLCKVSSSLCQSDVDLPQLFPRLSELTIDHCDDLVELPSSICRMSKLEHLSITNCHGLCQLPADLGKLEKLQILRLYACPTLKMLPHGICELFWLNYLDIAQCVNLSCLPEDIGKLQTLRKIDMSECSQIRSLPNSATSLKSLRHVVCDEEVSWLWRDVEKAMPELHIQVVDKCFNLDWLNE, encoded by the exons ATGGCCGTGACGGACCTCTTCGCCGGCGAGATTGCCACGGAGCTCCTGAAGTTGATGGTGACCATAACTAAAAAATCATGTCTCTGCAAGGAGAGCGCCGAGCAACTCATCTCCGACCTCCAGGCACTCCAACCCATCATACATGAGATCAAGTACTCCGGGGTCGAGCTCCCGAGCGATCGTCAATTCCAACTAGACCGCCTCTCTGAGACCCTACGAGGCGGCCTCGAACTCGCCAACAAAATCATCCACTCGAGTCGCTGGAACATGTACAAGAACTTTCATCTAgcgaagaagatggagaagctTGAAAAGAACGTATCCAGGTTCTTGCAGTGTCTGGTTCCCGTTCATGTGCTGGCGGACGTGCTCCACATGAGGTTTGAGGCGGCCGAACGGTTTGATCGGCTGGAAGGGTCGACCATGCGGCTGGAGAAGCAGCTTGGCTCTATGAGTATTGGAGCTGGAGGAGCATGGATAGAGGAGGCGGCGAGGAAGgcggaggaggagaagaagtgGATGGAGGATAGTTTGGTGAATCTTGGGGTGGGGTTGGActtggggaagaagaaggtgAAGGAGATGGTGGTTGTGAGAGATGACTTGGCCGTTGTTGGGATTTTTGGCATTGGTGGGTCTGGCAAGACCACCTTGGCCAGAGAATTTTGCAAAGATCATCAAGTTCGAA GTCATTTCAGGGATAGGATTTTGTTCCTAACAGTCTCTCAATCTCCGAATGTGGATCAGCTGAGAGTGAAGATTTGGGGATACATCATAGGCAATGAACATTTGAACCCCAATTATCAGATTTCTGAATATAACCTACGATATGAATGCAAAGTTGCAACACGGACTTTGGTGGTATTGGACGATGTGTGGTCACAGTCCGTACTAGAACGACTTATATTCCCGGGTTGTAAAATCCTAGTCGTTTCCCGTTTCAAGTTCCCTACGATCATCAAGGCTACTTATGAAGTAGAGTTGTTGACGCAGAATGAGGCAATGGCTCTATTCTGCCACTCTGCTTTTGGACAAAATTCCATGCCTCTTCATGCAAATGAGAATCTAGTCAAGCAG ACTGTGAGTGAGTGCAAAGGACTTCCCTTGGCACTTAAAGTGATTGGAGCTTCACTCCGGGATCAATCTGAGTTGTTTTGGGCAAGTGCAGTGAATAGGCTAGCTCGGGGGGAGCCTGTATCCGAGCCCCATGAAAGACAACTGTTTGAACACTTGGCAACAAGTGTTGAGTGTTTGCCTCCCAAGGTCAGGGAATGTTTCTTGGATTTGGGATCCTTTCCTGAAGACAAGAAGATTCCCTTGGATGTCCTCATCAATATGTGGGTTGAGATACATGATATTGATGGGATAGAAGCATTTGCTATTCTTGTTGAGCTTTCAAACAAGAATCTTGTCACCCTGGTAAAGGATGAGAG AGCTGGAGACATGGATAGCAGTTGCTTGGTCTTTATTACCCAACACGATGTGTTAAGAGACCTTGCTCTTCATTTGAGCAATCGAGGCCCCATAAATAGGCGCAGGCGGTTGCTAATGCCGAGAAGAGAGACAGAACTTCCGAGAGAATGGGATAGGAATTCTTCTCAGCCATTTGATGCCCAGATTGTTTCAGTTCATACAG GTGAAATGGAAGAAATGGACTGGTTCTCCATGGATTTCCCCATGGCTGAAGTGCTCATCCTGAACTTCTCctcaaacaaatatttcttaCCTCCCTTCATGGATAGCATGCCCAAGCTAAGGGCactaataataatgaattatagCACATCCAGTGCTATACTTGAGAACTTCTCTGTTTTTTCTAGTTTGGCAAACTTGAGAAGCCTCTGGCTTGAAAAGGTTACCATTCCTCAATTTTCTAAAGTTCCCATGATCCTGAAAAGGTTATGGAAAATGTCCCTTGTCCTGTGTAAGGTTAGCAGCAGCCTTTGTCAGTCAGACGTAGACCTGCCCCAACTCTTCCCCCGCCTTTCTGAGCTCACAATTGACCACTGTGATGATTTGGTTGAGCTGCCTTCTAGCATTTGTAGGATGAGCAAACTCGAGCATCTGAGCATCACCAATTGCCATGGTCTATGCCAGCTGCCAGCTGACTTGGGTAAACTGGAAAAACTACAGATCCTGAGGCTATATGCTTGCCCAACTTTAAAGATGCTTCCTCATGGCATCTGTGAGCTATTTTGGTTGAACTACCTTGACATTGCTCAGTGTGTTAATTTGTCATGTCTTCCCGAAGACATCGGTAAGCTGCAAACTCTAAGGAAGATTGACATGAGTGAGTGTTCACAGATTAGGAGTCTACCAAACTCCGCTACTTCATTGAAATCACTGCGTCATGTTGTATGCGACGAGGAGGTTTCTTGGCTGTGGAGGGACGTGGAGAAAGCAATGCCTGAGCTCCATATTCAGGTTGTAGATAAATGCTTTAATCTGGACTGGCTAAATGAGTGA